A single window of Streptomyces cathayae DNA harbors:
- a CDS encoding PIN domain-containing protein: protein MAFVAIYDACVLYPNTLRDLLIRVSQRGFVRARWTDMILDEVDRNIARDYNIAPEVLERRRSLMNGAVRDCLVMGFEPLIEGLKLPDMDDRHVLAAAIQAGAQVIVTNNRKDFPPDSLANWGIERRTADEFMMDLMGLDDRVVYACVQEIATSRRRPLQTFDDVLGQLERSGLTESVAALRLGPGAVN, encoded by the coding sequence ATGGCTTTTGTTGCGATCTACGACGCATGCGTCTTGTATCCGAACACGCTGCGTGACTTATTGATCCGTGTCAGTCAGAGAGGGTTCGTCCGTGCCAGATGGACCGACATGATCCTCGACGAGGTGGACCGGAACATCGCGCGGGACTACAACATCGCTCCTGAGGTCTTGGAGCGTCGAAGGTCCCTCATGAACGGGGCCGTACGCGATTGCCTGGTCATGGGCTTCGAGCCTCTCATCGAAGGGCTCAAGCTGCCCGACATGGACGACAGGCACGTGCTGGCTGCGGCCATTCAGGCGGGCGCCCAAGTGATCGTTACGAACAACCGCAAGGACTTCCCACCCGACTCCCTGGCGAACTGGGGCATCGAACGCAGGACCGCCGACGAGTTCATGATGGATCTCATGGGGCTGGACGATCGCGTCGTCTATGCCTGCGTGCAGGAGATCGCCACCTCTCGACGGCGTCCGCTGCAGACGTTCGATGACGTGTTGGGCCAGCTGGAACGATCAGGTCTCACCGAGTCCGTGGCCGCTCTACGTCTTGGACCGGGAGCTGTGAACTAG
- a CDS encoding helix-turn-helix domain-containing protein: protein MGTATGKKLEPGVVDASDAQRALRRVNDCLSRTAQSDGDIQVRLETGVDDEALVLPRPVAEMFASMLAALANGQGVQVMPVDAELTTQQAADVLNVSRPYLIGLLESGGIPFRLVGRHRRVRFADLRQYLREDDARRKGAADGLMEMDQELGLL from the coding sequence ATGGGGACTGCAACGGGCAAGAAGCTCGAACCGGGCGTGGTCGACGCAAGCGATGCGCAGCGGGCGCTGCGGCGAGTCAACGACTGTCTTTCGCGCACAGCCCAGAGTGATGGGGACATCCAGGTCCGCCTGGAAACGGGGGTCGACGACGAAGCCCTCGTCCTGCCGCGGCCCGTGGCGGAGATGTTCGCATCGATGCTGGCGGCCCTCGCCAATGGACAAGGCGTCCAGGTCATGCCGGTCGATGCGGAGCTGACGACCCAGCAGGCCGCCGACGTGCTGAACGTGTCCCGTCCGTACTTGATCGGCCTGCTCGAGTCCGGCGGGATTCCGTTCAGGCTCGTGGGGCGTCACCGCCGTGTCCGCTTTGCCGATCTGCGCCAGTATCTGCGCGAGGACGATGCAAGGCGTAAGGGCGCAGCCGACGGGCTGATGGAGATGGATCAGGAGCTGGGACTGCTCTGA
- a CDS encoding serine hydrolase domain-containing protein: protein MRINRLAGVVLGAALLMVTAVPTASADTETASSTAGSLDRAALRTTLDAVHEAGMYGSYSSVREGTERWTGASGLADVDTRRPVKPGMRHRVGSISKTFTAVAVLQQVERGRIRLDAPVGEYLPDLVKGERGRDVTVRMLLNHTSGIGDYFLGAFPSFADDSTAGLDEERFRSIRPEELVRLGLAAPATGRPGEQPGSYSNTNYVIAGLLLEKVTGQNAGTYITRNVMDRAGLHATSYPRTPYIKGPHSRMYESFYGLIDPPRDYSVYDMSWASTAGAIVSTTDDLNRFYRALLTGKLIGPAALGEMLSTVPVTAGEGSIDYGLGIYVLDLPGCGRFWGHDGAVFGAGTIALSSRDGKRQLAMGWNLMKYQRLNEDGTALEPSPIDGAINGHIAQALCPAPESREAVAGARHLLPEGLPGVDLSPGQWVPRG, encoded by the coding sequence TTGCGCATCAACCGACTTGCCGGAGTCGTCCTCGGCGCCGCGCTGTTAATGGTCACCGCGGTGCCGACGGCATCGGCCGACACCGAAACCGCCTCGTCGACGGCCGGGTCCTTGGACCGCGCCGCTCTGCGCACCACGCTCGACGCTGTCCATGAAGCAGGCATGTACGGCAGCTACTCGTCCGTTCGTGAGGGGACTGAGCGGTGGACCGGCGCGTCCGGGCTCGCCGACGTGGACACCCGGCGTCCGGTCAAGCCCGGCATGCGGCACCGAGTGGGCAGCATCAGCAAGACGTTCACCGCTGTCGCGGTGCTCCAGCAGGTGGAGCGCGGCCGGATCCGGCTCGACGCGCCGGTCGGCGAGTACCTCCCGGACCTGGTCAAGGGAGAGCGGGGCCGGGACGTGACCGTACGGATGCTCCTCAACCACACCAGTGGCATCGGCGACTATTTCCTGGGAGCCTTCCCCTCCTTCGCCGACGACTCCACGGCCGGCCTCGACGAGGAACGCTTCCGTTCCATCCGGCCCGAGGAACTGGTGCGGCTCGGTCTGGCGGCACCCGCCACGGGACGGCCCGGCGAGCAGCCGGGGTCGTACTCCAACACCAACTACGTGATCGCCGGGCTGCTCCTGGAGAAGGTCACCGGCCAGAACGCCGGGACGTACATCACCCGCAATGTCATGGACCGGGCCGGGCTGCACGCGACCTCCTACCCGCGCACCCCGTACATCAAGGGCCCGCACTCCCGGATGTACGAGTCGTTCTACGGCCTGATCGACCCGCCTCGTGACTACAGCGTCTACGACATGTCGTGGGCGTCCACCGCGGGTGCGATCGTCTCGACCACCGACGACCTGAACCGCTTCTACCGCGCCCTGCTGACGGGCAAGTTGATCGGCCCGGCCGCCCTGGGTGAGATGCTGAGCACGGTCCCCGTCACCGCCGGCGAGGGCAGCATCGACTACGGCCTCGGCATCTACGTGCTCGACCTGCCCGGCTGCGGCCGCTTCTGGGGCCACGACGGAGCGGTCTTCGGAGCCGGCACGATCGCGCTGTCCAGCCGTGACGGCAAGCGCCAGCTCGCCATGGGCTGGAACCTCATGAAGTACCAGCGCCTCAACGAGGACGGTACGGCGCTGGAGCCGAGCCCGATCGACGGCGCCATCAACGGACACATCGCCCAGGCGCTCTGCCCGGCTCCGGAGTCCCGTGAGGCGGTCGCAGGCGCCCGGCACCTGCTTCCCGAGGGGCTGCCCGGAGTGGACCTCTCTCCCGGACAGTGGGTTCCCCGCGGCTGA
- a CDS encoding IS630 family transposase (programmed frameshift) — protein sequence MALTAERREFRERLRLEAAERFECGETSAMVAKELRVSVRSVQRWRRTWAEDGFRALTSSGPASLPRLSHEQFAQLERELAKGPATHGWEDQRWTLGRIKTVIGRRFPMTYTVQGVRKLLVRNGWSLQVPVRRALERDEEAVAGWVKVGVPPLAGECGPARKTRAAARGAWLLFEDEAGFSMTPPHAKTWSRRGRTPVVRVRGRSRRRISIAALTCYKPGHRSRLIYRPRRDDGNRDGRKSFSWRHYRDLLIAARTQLGGPIVLVWDNLNVHKAAGLREFAETRDWLTIYYLPSYAPDLNPVEGIWSLLRRGWLSNVAFTTPEHLMQRIRSGLRHIQYRSHLIDGCLTETGLTITPR from the exons CTGGCCCTGACCGCCGAGCGTCGGGAGTTCCGGGAACGGTTACGGCTGGAGGCGGCCGAGCGGTTCGAGTGTGGTGAGACCAGCGCGATGGTCGCCAAGGAGCTGCGGGTCAGCGTCCGGTCGGTGCAGCGGTGGCGCCGAACGTGGGCCGAGGACGGTTTTCGGGCCCTGACTTCCAGCGGCCCGGCATCGCTGCCGCGGCTGAGCCACGAGCAGTTCGCCCAACTGGAGCGGGAGCTCGCCAAAGGGCCGGCCACGCATGGCTGGGAGGACCAGCGGTGGACGCTGGGCCGGATCAAGACCGTGATCGGTCGGCGCTTCCCTATGACCTACACGGTCCAGGGTGTGCGCAAGCTCCTGGTGCGTAACGGCTGGTCGCTCCAGGTCCCTGTCCGCCGGGCCCTGGAGCGGGACGAGGAGGCCGTCGCCGGCTGGGTGAAGGTGGGGGTGCCCCCGCTGGCGGGGGAGTGTGGCCCTGCGCGGAAGACTCG CGCGGCGGCCCGTGGAGCCTGGCTCCTCTTCGAGGACGAAGCCGGTTTCTCCATGACGCCGCCGCACGCGAAGACGTGGTCGCGGCGAGGACGCACCCCGGTGGTGCGGGTCCGCGGCCGCTCCCGCAGACGCATCTCCATTGCCGCGCTGACCTGCTACAAACCCGGGCACAGGTCACGGCTGATCTACCGTCCCCGCCGCGACGACGGAAACCGCGACGGACGCAAGAGCTTCTCCTGGCGCCACTACCGCGACCTGCTCATCGCTGCCCGCACCCAGCTCGGCGGCCCGATCGTCCTCGTCTGGGACAACCTCAACGTTCACAAGGCCGCAGGGCTAAGGGAGTTCGCCGAGACGCGGGACTGGCTGACCATCTACTACCTGCCGTCCTACGCACCCGATCTCAACCCCGTCGAGGGCATCTGGTCCCTGCTGCGGCGTGGCTGGCTCTCCAACGTCGCGTTCACCACCCCGGAGCACCTCATGCAGCGCATACGAAGTGGCCTCCGCCATATCCAGTACCGCAGCCACCTCATAGACGGCTGCCTCACAGAGACGGGGTTGACGATCACCCCCCGATAA
- a CDS encoding alpha/beta fold hydrolase, with translation MAFAAAKDGTQIYFKDWGSGPPVVFSHGWPLIADAWDPQLKLMVDNGFRVVAHDRRGGGRSGQPWKGNDLDTYAEDLASVIETLDLRDVILVGHSTGGGEVTRYIGRHGSSRVTKAVLLGAIPPLMLKTEENPQGLPIDVFDELRKGVLTDRSQFYKDLSAPFYGANREGSTVSQGTRDEFWLWSMTVGIMGAHDCIKAFSETDLTEDLKKFDIPTLIIHGDDDQIVPIVASANKSSQLVKDVTFKVYPGAPHGLSMVPEFAGRFNADLLEFARG, from the coding sequence ATGGCCTTTGCCGCTGCCAAGGACGGCACACAGATCTACTTCAAGGACTGGGGGTCGGGCCCACCGGTGGTCTTTTCCCACGGCTGGCCACTGATCGCGGACGCGTGGGATCCGCAGCTGAAGCTGATGGTGGACAACGGCTTCCGGGTTGTGGCCCACGACCGGCGTGGGGGTGGACGCTCGGGCCAGCCCTGGAAGGGGAACGACCTCGACACGTACGCTGAAGATCTGGCCTCGGTCATCGAGACCCTCGACCTTCGTGACGTCATCCTGGTCGGTCACTCGACCGGCGGGGGAGAGGTCACACGCTACATCGGCCGACACGGCTCCAGTCGTGTCACCAAGGCGGTTCTGCTCGGCGCGATCCCCCCGTTGATGCTCAAGACGGAAGAGAACCCGCAGGGGCTGCCGATCGACGTCTTCGACGAGCTCCGAAAAGGCGTGCTGACGGACCGTTCCCAGTTCTACAAGGACCTCAGTGCTCCCTTCTACGGCGCCAACCGCGAAGGATCGACCGTTTCGCAGGGGACCCGCGACGAGTTCTGGCTCTGGAGCATGACGGTGGGCATCATGGGCGCCCACGACTGCATCAAGGCGTTCTCCGAGACCGACCTCACTGAGGACCTCAAGAAGTTCGACATCCCCACGCTGATCATTCACGGTGACGACGACCAGATCGTTCCCATCGTGGCATCCGCGAATAAATCGTCGCAGCTCGTCAAGGACGTGACCTTCAAGGTCTACCCGGGTGCTCCGCACGGCTTGTCGATGGTTCCCGAGTTCGCGGGACGGTTCAATGCCGACCTCCTCGAATTCGCACGCGGCTGA
- a CDS encoding SMI1/KNR4 family protein, whose product MTAPISESWTRIENWLAEHAPATYAALAPPADPADIAAIERVIGRPLLRPLVRSLLRHDGLLDQRGSLLPAFYRPMSAREIAAAWQLLTGFYDQRTADEKGDEADYDFMKIGSSSVLFGHPQLIPIARDVGGGHLVLDHRPEIDRGRVHEAEAVEGIMRVSHEMWTSLPVLMEAIATSLETNQPLNGYTPVVDQEQRLHWDFIPLRSDRTVHRS is encoded by the coding sequence ATGACCGCACCGATCAGTGAGTCGTGGACGCGAATCGAGAACTGGCTGGCCGAGCACGCGCCAGCGACCTACGCCGCGCTGGCGCCGCCCGCGGATCCGGCGGACATCGCCGCGATCGAACGCGTCATCGGCCGGCCATTGCTGAGGCCCTTGGTGAGGTCGCTGCTGCGGCACGACGGTCTCCTCGACCAGCGGGGCTCGCTGCTGCCGGCGTTCTACCGACCGATGAGTGCACGCGAGATAGCGGCTGCCTGGCAACTTCTCACCGGCTTCTACGACCAGCGCACGGCGGATGAGAAAGGAGACGAGGCGGACTACGACTTCATGAAGATCGGGTCCAGCAGCGTCCTGTTCGGCCACCCGCAGTTGATCCCCATCGCGCGGGACGTCGGCGGGGGGCACCTCGTGCTGGACCACCGTCCCGAGATCGACCGGGGGCGCGTCCACGAAGCCGAGGCCGTGGAAGGCATCATGCGCGTATCGCATGAGATGTGGACGTCCCTGCCGGTGCTCATGGAGGCGATCGCCACGTCTCTCGAGACCAACCAGCCCCTCAACGGCTACACGCCGGTAGTGGACCAGGAGCAGAGGCTGCACTGGGACTTCATACCGCTGCGCAGTGACCGGACCGTGCATCGGTCATGA
- a CDS encoding VOC family protein yields MVSTVTNMTVDCANAYQLAHFWSEVTGHRPDPEDEPGDDETEIMLPGGLALHFNEVPEPKAGKNRLHLCLRPDTSRDAEVERLLALGASLVADHRKPNGWGWVVLADPEGNEFCILLAESERAALPPVSS; encoded by the coding sequence ATGGTTTCGACAGTGACGAACATGACAGTGGACTGTGCAAACGCATACCAACTGGCCCATTTCTGGAGCGAGGTGACCGGACATCGGCCCGACCCCGAGGACGAACCGGGCGACGACGAGACGGAGATCATGCTGCCGGGCGGCCTGGCCCTGCACTTCAACGAAGTACCGGAACCGAAGGCAGGCAAGAACCGGCTTCACCTGTGCTTGCGTCCCGACACCTCGCGGGACGCGGAGGTCGAACGACTCCTGGCGCTGGGCGCCTCCCTGGTCGCCGATCACCGAAAGCCCAACGGCTGGGGGTGGGTCGTGCTCGCCGACCCGGAGGGCAATGAGTTCTGCATCCTCCTGGCCGAATCCGAACGAGCCGCACTGCCCCCAGTGTCCTCGTAG
- a CDS encoding IS110 family transposase has translation MAEETTVIGGVDTHTDFHQAAVIDSIGRHLATETFPTTHDGYRRLLQWLRSHGEVMAVGVEGTGAYGSELARVLRANQVTVIEVDRPDRRARRANGKSDPVDAFAAATAVLSGRAGGTPKTRDGIVEAIRALRVVRRSAVKARTQIINQIRTLIITAPGEVRERLRTLAPAELIKQLSRSRPGADTRDPACAVRIALRRLARRHQYLTEEIADADAELKSLVAEAAPSLVALSGVGTETAAQLLITAGDNPERLTSEASFAHLCAAAPVQASSGRTNRHRLNRGGDRRANHALHMIALVRMRYDQRTRNYVARRTAEGMSKKDILRCLKRFIAREVYQHLTRPHHTPKPLTQSA, from the coding sequence ATGGCAGAAGAGACAACGGTGATCGGCGGCGTCGACACCCACACCGACTTCCACCAGGCCGCAGTGATCGACTCCATCGGCCGGCACCTGGCCACCGAGACATTTCCCACCACTCACGACGGCTACCGTCGGCTACTGCAGTGGCTTCGCTCGCACGGCGAGGTCATGGCCGTCGGTGTCGAGGGCACCGGCGCCTACGGCTCCGAACTTGCCCGGGTGCTGCGGGCGAACCAGGTCACCGTGATCGAGGTGGACCGCCCCGACCGACGAGCCCGCAGGGCCAATGGCAAGTCCGATCCCGTAGACGCCTTCGCCGCGGCGACAGCAGTACTCTCCGGCCGGGCTGGCGGGACCCCCAAGACCCGCGATGGCATCGTGGAGGCCATCCGCGCGTTGCGAGTGGTCCGCCGCTCGGCCGTCAAGGCCCGCACACAGATCATCAACCAGATCCGCACCCTCATCATCACCGCGCCGGGCGAAGTCCGTGAGCGGCTGCGCACACTGGCCCCCGCCGAGCTGATCAAGCAGCTGTCACGGTCCCGGCCCGGCGCGGACACCCGCGACCCGGCCTGCGCGGTCAGGATCGCCCTGCGGCGTCTGGCCCGCCGCCACCAGTACCTCACCGAGGAGATCGCCGACGCCGATGCCGAACTGAAGTCGCTGGTGGCCGAAGCAGCACCCTCGCTGGTCGCGCTGTCCGGAGTAGGCACCGAGACCGCCGCCCAGCTCCTGATCACCGCCGGCGACAACCCCGAGCGGCTCACCTCGGAAGCATCGTTCGCGCACCTGTGCGCGGCAGCCCCCGTCCAGGCCAGCTCGGGCCGCACCAACCGGCACCGCCTCAACCGCGGCGGCGACCGCCGGGCCAACCACGCACTCCACATGATCGCGCTGGTCCGCATGCGCTACGACCAGCGGACCCGGAACTACGTCGCCCGCCGCACCGCCGAAGGCATGTCCAAGAAGGATATCCTCCGCTGCCTCAAACGCTTCATCGCCCGCGAGGTCTACCAGCACCTCACCCGTCCCCACCACACACCGAAACCACTCACACAGAGCGCTTGA
- a CDS encoding SRPBCC family protein: MPARRIEEGAEVLSTELKHTFQIAAPPEEVFAHLAEPLHYVGLSPLVVAVRDVRRNGGTVSYTAVERFRFLGVLRHDNITDVTLVAVPDGLPHSAEIFGEVRSPGRVRMSYRFAIDRHEAGSVVTDTLHLRTPPGLLRFAASQAGAVQRARACVLTARLARPV, translated from the coding sequence GTGCCGGCGCGCCGTATCGAGGAGGGGGCCGAGGTGCTGTCCACCGAGCTGAAGCACACGTTTCAGATCGCCGCGCCGCCGGAGGAGGTCTTCGCGCACCTGGCCGAACCGTTGCACTACGTCGGCCTGTCGCCGCTCGTCGTTGCCGTCCGTGACGTGCGCCGCAACGGCGGCACCGTGAGCTACACGGCCGTGGAGCGTTTCCGCTTCCTGGGCGTCCTGCGGCACGACAACATCACCGACGTCACGCTCGTCGCCGTCCCGGACGGCCTCCCGCACTCCGCCGAGATCTTCGGGGAGGTCCGCAGCCCCGGCCGGGTCCGCATGAGCTACCGCTTCGCCATCGACCGCCACGAGGCCGGCAGCGTCGTCACCGACACCCTGCACCTGCGGACGCCCCCGGGCCTGCTGCGGTTCGCCGCCTCACAGGCGGGAGCGGTCCAGCGGGCCCGGGCCTGTGTTCTGACGGCCCGTCTGGCCCGGCCCGTTTGA
- a CDS encoding GIY-YIG nuclease family protein, with protein sequence MRPSPVPAAAGVYGWHFEQSPHPDLGAGRLLYVGIAPRYMANRTSTQNLRKRVRYHYRGNAAGSTLRLTLGCLLGLELRRVGSGKRMTFGRVGEAILSQWMADNARVCWIEQSDPWALESRLISQLDLPLNLDQNRHNAFHSRLKELRAQARQRARELPISS encoded by the coding sequence GTGCGTCCGAGTCCTGTACCGGCGGCGGCAGGGGTCTACGGGTGGCACTTCGAGCAGTCGCCCCACCCGGACCTGGGCGCCGGGCGCCTGCTCTACGTCGGGATAGCCCCGCGGTACATGGCGAACCGGACCAGCACCCAGAACCTGCGCAAGCGGGTGCGCTACCACTACCGGGGCAACGCGGCCGGCTCGACCCTGCGGCTCACCCTCGGTTGCCTGCTCGGACTCGAGCTGCGCCGCGTGGGCAGCGGCAAGCGGATGACCTTCGGCAGGGTCGGAGAAGCCATCCTGAGCCAGTGGATGGCGGACAACGCGCGAGTGTGCTGGATCGAGCAGAGCGACCCGTGGGCCCTGGAGTCAAGGCTCATCTCCCAGCTCGACCTCCCGCTGAACCTCGACCAGAACCGCCACAACGCGTTCCACAGCCGATTGAAGGAACTACGAGCGCAAGCACGCCAGCGAGCGCGGGAGTTGCCCATCAGCTCGTAG
- a CDS encoding transposase codes for MPAPRKYPLELRERAVRMYRTAEPKPVIRRMAEELGVHHEALRGWIRQAEADAGERDDLLTSDERAELAALRKENTQLKRSNEILRTASAFFAAQLDPTRPR; via the coding sequence ATGCCTGCCCCGAGGAAATACCCACTGGAGTTGCGTGAGCGCGCGGTGCGGATGTACCGCACTGCGGAGCCGAAGCCCGTGATCCGCCGCATGGCCGAGGAACTCGGTGTCCATCATGAGGCCCTGCGCGGCTGGATCCGCCAGGCCGAGGCCGACGCCGGCGAACGCGACGACCTGCTCACCAGCGACGAACGCGCCGAGCTGGCCGCGCTGCGCAAGGAGAACACCCAGCTCAAGCGGTCCAACGAGATCCTGCGGACGGCCTCGGCTTTTTTCGCGGCACAGCTCGACCCGACCCGGCCCAGGTGA
- a CDS encoding IS3 family transposase, translated as MTALLDEHENLEVEPTLRELHIPSSTYYRWRRAKKEPCERHRRDTELTRQIQQIHTDSGGIYGSPRVHAVLKREGVYVGRKRVERLMREAGLAGISPRRTGKGFTRRDRDADLAPDLVRRDFTADRPNRLWVTDLTMISTLEGPLWLSAIRDAFSRRVVAWETSAHADADLVLATLEYALASREVEPGQLIHHADHGCQYTSVKLTTRLVRAGIEASMGSVGDSYDNALAENLWMLIKTEGLRGRTFATRAEANLALFEYIDGFYNSRRIQKRLGYLSPVEFEEKHYAEQAASERVNLKPRQPALTS; from the coding sequence GTGACCGCGCTCCTCGACGAGCACGAGAACCTGGAGGTCGAGCCCACCCTCCGGGAACTGCACATCCCTTCCTCCACCTACTACCGCTGGCGCCGGGCGAAGAAGGAGCCGTGCGAACGGCACCGCCGGGACACCGAGCTGACCAGGCAGATCCAGCAGATCCACACCGACTCCGGCGGAATCTACGGCTCGCCCCGCGTGCACGCCGTCCTGAAGCGCGAAGGCGTCTACGTCGGCCGCAAACGAGTCGAACGGCTCATGCGCGAAGCCGGCCTCGCCGGGATCAGTCCTCGCCGGACGGGCAAGGGCTTCACCCGCCGCGACCGGGACGCCGACCTCGCCCCGGATTTGGTCAGGCGCGACTTCACCGCCGACAGGCCGAACCGGCTGTGGGTCACCGACCTCACCATGATCTCGACCCTTGAGGGACCCTTGTGGCTGTCGGCGATCAGGGACGCGTTCTCCCGTCGGGTGGTGGCCTGGGAGACCTCCGCCCACGCGGACGCCGACCTCGTGCTGGCCACCCTCGAGTACGCCCTCGCGTCCCGGGAGGTCGAGCCCGGCCAGCTGATTCACCATGCGGACCACGGCTGTCAGTACACGTCCGTGAAGCTCACAACACGCTTGGTGCGGGCAGGAATTGAGGCATCCATGGGCTCCGTCGGGGACTCGTACGACAACGCCCTGGCGGAGAACCTCTGGATGCTCATCAAGACCGAGGGCCTCCGCGGCCGCACCTTCGCCACCCGGGCCGAGGCGAACCTCGCGCTCTTCGAGTACATCGACGGGTTCTACAACAGTCGGCGCATCCAGAAACGCCTCGGCTACCTCAGCCCCGTCGAGTTCGAAGAGAAGCACTACGCCGAGCAGGCAGCGTCCGAACGAGTGAACCTGAAACCCCGCCAACCCGCTCTGACCAGCTGA
- a CDS encoding DUF5959 family protein translates to MKEPERFALLRITGRYGGSVAVELNDSYAPGIPDMKGQLLVHNDFVAGVLDTHVDPRDLAGWAHVWDEVTAGHDAVWREAARVAEIGIRLNWREDDHDGITVTIADQQSTRLALSLEVDRGWIDEQRALLKRLGTVWAHLIPTD, encoded by the coding sequence ATGAAGGAGCCCGAGCGGTTCGCACTGCTGCGGATCACCGGTAGATACGGCGGCAGTGTTGCGGTCGAGTTGAACGACTCCTATGCCCCGGGCATCCCGGACATGAAGGGGCAACTCCTGGTCCACAACGATTTCGTGGCCGGTGTCCTCGACACCCATGTGGATCCAAGAGACCTGGCCGGCTGGGCACACGTATGGGACGAGGTCACCGCGGGGCACGACGCCGTCTGGCGTGAGGCTGCACGAGTCGCCGAGATCGGCATCCGCCTGAACTGGCGGGAGGACGACCACGATGGGATCACGGTCACCATCGCCGACCAGCAGAGCACCAGGCTGGCCCTCTCCCTCGAAGTGGACCGCGGCTGGATCGACGAGCAGCGTGCCCTGCTCAAGAGGCTCGGCACCGTCTGGGCGCACCTGATCCCGACGGACTGA
- a CDS encoding LLM class F420-dependent oxidoreductase codes for MDLRIFTEPQQGATYDTLLTVAKATEDLGFDAFFRSDHYVKMGSGDGLPGPTDAWITLAGLARETRRIRLGTLMTAGTFRLPGVLAIQVAQVDQMSGGRIELGLGAGWFEEEHTAYGIPFPKEKLARLEEQLEIVTGLWATEPGQTYGFHGTYYDLTNSPALPKPAQSKVPVLIGGHGAVRTPRLAARYADEFNMPFASLEDSERQFGRVRAAAQEAGRDPGDLVYSNALIACVGKDDREIARRAAAIGRDPDELRTNGLAGSPAEVVDKIGRYTEIGSRRVYLQILDLSDLDHLELISSQVQSQLS; via the coding sequence ATGGATCTCCGTATCTTCACCGAGCCCCAGCAGGGGGCGACCTACGACACCTTGCTCACCGTCGCCAAGGCCACCGAGGACCTCGGCTTCGACGCCTTCTTCCGCTCCGACCACTACGTCAAAATGGGCTCCGGCGACGGTCTGCCCGGCCCCACCGACGCCTGGATCACCCTGGCCGGCCTCGCCCGCGAGACCCGGCGCATCCGGCTCGGCACCCTGATGACCGCCGGCACCTTCCGCCTCCCCGGCGTCCTCGCCATCCAGGTCGCCCAGGTGGACCAGATGTCCGGCGGCCGCATCGAACTCGGCCTGGGCGCGGGCTGGTTCGAGGAGGAGCACACGGCGTACGGCATCCCCTTCCCCAAGGAGAAGCTCGCCCGCCTGGAGGAGCAGCTGGAGATCGTCACCGGGCTGTGGGCCACCGAGCCCGGCCAGACCTACGGCTTCCACGGCACCTACTACGACCTCACGAACTCCCCGGCGCTCCCCAAGCCCGCCCAGTCGAAGGTCCCGGTCCTCATCGGCGGCCACGGCGCCGTCCGCACCCCCCGGCTCGCCGCGCGGTACGCCGACGAGTTCAACATGCCCTTCGCCTCCCTCGAGGACAGCGAGCGCCAGTTCGGCCGGGTACGCGCCGCCGCCCAGGAAGCCGGCCGCGACCCCGGCGACCTCGTGTACTCCAACGCCCTGATCGCCTGCGTGGGCAAGGACGACCGGGAGATCGCCCGCCGCGCCGCCGCGATCGGCCGCGACCCCGACGAACTGCGCACCAACGGCCTGGCGGGCTCGCCCGCCGAGGTCGTCGACAAGATCGGCCGCTACACCGAGATCGGCTCCCGCCGCGTCTACCTCCAGATCCTCGACCTCTCCGACCTCGACCACCTGGAACTGATCTCCTCCCAGGTCCAGTCCCAGCTCTCCTAG